The sequence GTCTTATGACATTAATTATCCTTTACTCATCTTTTATCCACATTGATCATGATTATCTATTATGTCATTCATACCCTCTTGATCCATTAATATATATCTCATATTTTATGTGCATTTACATGACTTTTTATACCATtatattattattcttttaatgttgagagtacatacCTTTTTTTATGTCTTGTTCAATATACCATATGTTATTATGTGCAACTAAATGACCTCTTATATCATTATGTTATTATTACTCCTTTAATTGAAGGTCAAAGGTACATGCTTTCTTATAATATTTTCAAGTATTTGATATACCCCATTCTTACTATGTGCAATTAGATTATATTTTAtacattatattattaatatcttCTTAGGGTCAAGAGTATATGTTTCCTTATAATTGTTTTATCTAATTGATATCCCCTATTTTATTATGTGGAATTATTTGAACTTTTATACCAttggattaataatatttttttgagttAAGAGTACATGCCCTCTTGTAATTACTTTATTCAATTATTTAAAATATCCTATGTTTTTTATATAATGTACATTTACATTATATTTTAtacattatattattaatatccCTCTAGGGTTGAGAATACCTACTTTCTTATAACATCTTATTCAACATGCTCATTTTATCATGGTATATGTCCCTCCTCTTGCATGATCTATTCTTGCATGAATCTCTTCTTGTGTATGCCTAAACAACCCTAATTATAAATTAAACTGagagaatgatccttcggtaagggaaggtgacccccaaagacaagataatcgagatgatccttcggtaagggaaggtgatcggcaaacttttgggaaccttcggtaagggaaggagactcccatcaattttatataataagatatctttgttgatataactcttttcttgtgtatgtctaaataaccttgattgtaaattgaactgagggaatgatccttcggtaagggaaggagactcccatcaattttatataataagatatctttgttgatataactcttttcttgtgtatgtctaaataaccttgattgtaaattgaactgagggaatgatccttcggtaagggaaggtgacccccaaatacaagatatcgatatgatccttcggtaagggaaggtgatcgttCGAGATGATCCTTTGGTAAGGGAAGATAATTgccaaaacgtttgggataagaacaTTCGGTAAGGAAAGGGGACTCCCaccttttataccggtttgagctcaataccctTCATAAAAGCTACAAGTTAAGGAAGAAGAAAGTATAAGGCAAAGTTTGATCATAATGATGTTCTTTTTTTAAGATTTATTTATGAATATGTCAACATTTCAGATGTTACTATTCTTCTATTTTTCCTATGTGCTTTCCTTTTTGCCTACATGCTTTACAAAGAAATATTCATATTACATGCCATATCATACGATCTTTTTTAAATCCCGCACGTGGGCTGGAGATAGATATGGAGGTGTTGcatagcactcctactgagaCTTTAAGTTCTTATCCCTTTTATTTTTCCATACTGTCTCCAGAAGAACATGGCACAGCAGATAGAGACGACGCAGTGCCCCCCAAAGGTAACCTCTAAATATGACCCCTCGAAGCACGCGTGGGTAGTTACGACCACTACTACCGTGCTCCAAACTATCTACTTAGGTCAAGAGTTCGTGGAAAGAGAACCCCAGCTGCCCGTCGTAACCTTCCTAGATAAGAACGCTTCAGCATTCAAGAAACGGTCATCTTAGGTGATGCATCTCGAATCAGACTCCGAGACGGAGGAAGAGGAATCCAACAACCCTGGACAAGAGGAAGATACTATGGATGAGGATCCAGAGGAGGAGTTGAACCCTTGCGAAAGTCCAAAGGTGGAATACGTACCCTATTTCCCCACTTCGGCACCCCGTCGAGTCTTAGTTCATCCCACACAACGGAACCGGATCTTCACTGCGCAAAAAGGTGTTGGAGGAAAACCACTGGTACCTCGATTCGTGAATAACTGAAGGGTCCTGATCAAGGGTAGGATAGGACACAAGTATGGGAGCCTCTTCGACGAAATTAGTTAGGACGTattagtttctttttcttttgttataatttcctctaagcattttattttgaaCCGTACTCATGGGAAAGTTGTtatttcatatttattcaatTCCATCGTTTTAGTGCTACTCACGCACACTTCTTCCTTCCTTGCATAACGATTAAGTTCATTCTCTTTTTCTACCGAGTGTGGCACCTTATTCAAAGACCTTCAAGGATAGGATTTTAACTTAGGGTGTTATATTAGTGTCTTTTATAGAACTACTAAAAAATGCTATATTTTGAttaagttttcttttttttttcgtagTGCTTATATTATTTCTTCTTTTGTCTGTAACAAAAAATTCAAAGGTAGTGAAAGCAAGAAGTTTGTATCTAAATTGAAAGCTACACCGAAGATTAGagcaaatggcaaaaaaaaaatggACAAAATGTAACATTTTGCATATCTAATCATTTATATTAGGGTGTTCAAGAAGGAAAATTATAGTCTTATTTTGACTTTAGATTATTTAATCCAATAGCATAAGTGCAACTCAGAAAATAAGGGAGAGTGAGATCAAGACTTTGAAAAAGTCTTACTTAACTCTACTTGTCTTACTAGtttcttttttgaattttgtATCGTAATTGTTTGAAAATTCTGATTTATGTTCAGACTGAAGAGATCACTCTAACCCAAGGAACATTAAAAGAAAAGACCAACACACCAAGAATAGAAGTGTCGGAAGTTATAGGTGCAACTACAACCAAGAAACCAGGATTGCCACAATATCATTATTATCCAATGGTTCATCCTTATCAACCTTGTGGTGGAGCCCTCCCCATTCCCTTTTATCCTGTTTAACATGGCACGACATACTTCAACCATTATCCTTCTACTGTCGGAATTACATCATATCCTCAGTTTTCCCATATCTCGCTGTATTCTAGTGGACCCAGTGATAGGAATGCATGTGTTGAACTTTTGAATGATGTCATCAATAACAAAAAGCCATAGGatctatatattatattttaaattttttatatttttatggtaTAAGATCTTGAattatagattttttttatacttttacaagttcaatttctaatcatATTCTTTTGTGACGTTGAAAGAAATGGACATGACATAAGAGACTATTTATTATGGTCATTCATGGATGTGTTCAAATTATTTGAGTAGATGTGAAAATATATGAGTATCTTTTGTGCTAGCTATGATTTAAGTTATGACCTAGTTGAGGAATTTCTTTTGTGCTAATATACAGAAATTATTATTTGACACAATGGAAATAAGATTTCAGGATGAATGGATTGACTgggaaaaaattcaaaaaattttttaggCACTTGTCTCGGAATCTGTATATGGTGATGCCTGTAATTTGGTTGAATATTGCTGCTGTAGATTCTTGTCAAGAGATGGTGCTGGTATTCATCTTTTCTGTTAGGTTAGTCTATGTTTGTTCTTTGAAAGGTGTACTGGAAAATTTGATGTGAGGTTACTATTAAAAATTAGAAGATATCCATATCAATATTTAATATCTAGGTTTGCTGCACTCATTTGCCTTTGATGGTTACATCAAACTACAGAATGAAGTGAGTTGGCTGAGCAAGATTCGGCATCAGAATATCATAAAACTCACGGGCTATTATATTCATGGTGAATCAAGATTCCCTATTTATGAATTGGTGGAGAATGGATCATTGGAAACTCAATTGCATGGTACATTGATTTCATTTCATTCATGTTGATTCAGAAGAAATACATAAAAAGTATCTATAGTTGGGAACTAAAATGTCTTATATTGTTTGTTTATATTAACCATAATTGTAAGGCCTAATCGTGGATCATCTTTAACTTGGTATCTCCGTTTAAGAATTGCAATTGATGTTGCTAGGTGATTTTGTCACACTTATTCTGTCAAAAATTGCTAGTAAAGTATTTCTTGTCTTGTATGTATACCATAATGATTAATGACTGATGCATATTTGTCTTTGTTAGAGCATTAGAATATCTTCACGAACACTCCAACCCCCCTGTGGTTCATAGGGATATAAAATCTTCaaattttcttgttgattctAATTTTAATGTTAAGGTTAGACAATACATGACAATTTATCATAcatgttaatttcttatttatgTTCCTACACTGAGTTTTACGGTTTAGCTATCAGATTTTGGACATGCTATATTGCTATCTCTTCTGTAATgcaacacaagaacatgaagatgtCGGAAACTTTGGGATATGTGGCACCTGAGTACATATCACATGGTACACAAGaatatttgttattataattaaaagacaaaagCTTATAGTCTTTGTTACACtgcttgcttctttcttgatccAAATGGTTGCACTATTTGTACTACCTTATAAGCATATTAGTTATATCTAGTCAATTGCAAAAATTGCTAGGTATTCTCATAGTTATGTTAAAAAGGGTAGAGAGAGGTGGAAAAGCTTAGAAAATGTTATGAGAAACTGAAATTGTAAATACTAATAATGATGATTAATTCATGTTACTAACAATGCTTAGTGGGATCAAGTTTGTTGTAAAGAGTAAGAAAGATACATACTCAGAATTAGTTTCTTCATCCAGCATAAAGAACAACTTATCTTCAATCTGCTCAACAATAATGGAAACCTGTAATGATTAAAATTAGCTATCAATACAAAAATATGGTATGCTAATACTTTATATTGAGAACACCACTAAGAAGCGGGAACCAACTGGGTCTTTCTCCACTAATTTCCTTAGTGTTGACACAGCAAGATGCCGTAAATTTGGCTGCATCAAAGAAAAGATTAAACAGAAAATGAGAGTGTATAATACATTATCTAAATGAAAATtgtataggaaataaacctatcTTGAGGACAGAGTGGAGAGAAGAGTCTGCACATGTGAGTGCATAGAAACAACTTGGGGGTGTAAACAAGTTATTGTGTAAAGCATGCACTCCTGTAGTTTAGCAAGCAAAACTTCAGATAACAATCAAAAGAATTAAGCAATCAAGATACAAACCATCTTGGTAGCATTATGCGCTGCACGTTCCTCTTCTATTCTTCGTTATGTAGTGAAAAGTTTTTCTAGTTGTGCATTTTCATATTTGTAAAAAATAATACTTAAAGGGGGAATAGGAATAACATGAGACATGAAGTATAAACAATGTTTGGCACCACAATTTCCATGTCAGGTACCCTTGATGAAGCTTTTCGAAATTCTAGTGCATAGGGTAAATTAACTCCCTAAAAAGCAACTCATATATCAAAGAAACTACTATTTACTAATATGTATTATTCTGAATCTGCTGATTATGATCAAATTAATCCTAATATCAAAATGGCATAATAACGAGCACCACTAGAAGAAAAATCATAAAGGATCATAAAACACAGAAGTAATAATGATGGCCAAGAAAACCCACTTTTGAgaataataattatatctctaattaaGTCAAAACAATAAGTAATCCGACAAACAAAAAAGAACACAAACATGAACAAAATATAATGCGTATGTCACTAGAAGGTTTATATATATGCCcacaagaaaacaataaaaacaaaaataacaaaataatgggaTGTTATAAATCTAATCTTGTAGGAATTCATGATCATGACGATGGTAATTATCATTCAGCTTTCTAAGATTTTCAAAGGCATTTTTTTACCCTATACTCGATCATATTATGACTCTTCGACAAGAATGAGACTGCAATTTTTATTCGATTCCTATATCCAACCTAATAAAATATTAACATTTAAACATTAGGCTTAACTACCTAAATATCAAAGAAATAATGAGGAAAAAAATTAGTGTATAATATTACCTTTATGTTACAATTATCATCTTCAAAATAAGCTATTATCTAACTCGCAAACCACACACTTGCGTCACTCCTACATATCGAGCAAAATATATTAGAGAATACTATATAATTGCATAATTTCATACCAATAACTACTAATTATATTATCTTACGATCCAGCTTCGAGGGTGGGAAGGCCTTCTGGTTCTTAAAATTCAAATTGTGAAGAAATCAGATTTAGAGTGCTCTTAAAGTCGTAGAATGAATGATTTTCCAATATTTCGTCTAAAAAAATGGCCTGTTTATGTGTATGTCAGAGTTTGCTTTTTCAGTCATATATCTagataattaagaaaaaaaaacagaaaatatatTTACTAATTTCAAGGCTGTTCTCTTTCGCTTGAACTGTTTCTCAATGGAAAACGAATTTAGCAAAATGATTTGTCTTTTAACATGATTGATCACTACGAAGTACCAATGTTCATAACCTTCGTCAGTAGTTTTAGATACAGGGATAAACACCTAATCAAGAGAAAGTCATGTTAGTTATTATAGTTTTTatgtatattaaaaataaatgcaTTATGTTATGTTATATAATGTATGCAACAGTCCTTACTCTTTTTAAGCAGTCAACTTTCCCCAAATAAATATCGGTGATATAATACTCTAAGCAGTTGGGATCCATCTTGGTCTTCGTTGTCGCCTACGTTAATTTTGTCACTTGTTTATTTGcacaatacaaataaaaaatatcagtATTATTTTAACATACACTCCTATATACTTACCGCAAAAGATGGAGGTACAAACCAATAACCACTTTCTCTTTTCAACTCTGTGCAGGGGTGGcaacgggtagggtagggtagggtttgaacccaaccctaaccctactcgCGGGTTGAGCTTTTAACCAAAACTCAACCCTACCCTACCTGCGGGTTGACAAAAAGAAATATTATAATGACACAAGTATCTCATACATAACATAACCATCAAATAACACAAGTATTCAAACAACATAAATTATCCCACAAATAACACAAGTATCTCATACACAATATAACCATCAAATATTAAATTACACATAAAAGTCTTTGTCTAAGTaaataacataaacataaataaaattatttaatttcatgtCTCCATGAGCATTCCATTTGTTGCAACAACACCGTCACTAGTCTATGCCTTCAGAtacagcatcatcatcatcatttgcaGTTTGATAATCAGGTTTTCCACCTAAAAATCAaagataataatttatttattaatcaaTCTATATATAAATTTAACATTACCATAAACAAATAGAAAAGTTAAATCATAAATAACCTCTTTGACGATATGCTGCCCACAACCAGTTTTGATTACACATAAGAGCTTCCACAGTATCTTCATGAAGACTACCACGATGAGGAGCAATTACTCGACCACTTGTGTTAAAAGAAGACTCAGAAGCAACTGTAGATACAGGGATAGCAAATATATCTCTCGCAATTTTTTGAAGTGTTGGAAATCTAGCTCCATTCACTTTCCACCAAGATAAAATATCAAAGTCGGCACTCAAAGGATGAACATATTCCTCTATGTAATAATCAAATTCAGTCTTCACAAATGAagcattttctctcttcttttgtcTAATATACAACTGGtaagcatcatcatcatcttgcTCTGCATTCATCTGTAGCTCTTGTGTAGAATCCTCAAATACATTACTTGAATTAGACGGATTTTGTTGGTACTCATGAAGCAAGTCATAGCATATCTGTTTGATCCTCTCAATCTTACTTAAGCACTCATCTTGATTTTGACATAATATTGAGAATTTATACTCAAGCCTAACAAACTTATACCTAGGATCTAGAATGACAGCAACACCCATCATGCCATGAATTTCTTCCCAATACTTATCAAATTTTACCCTCATACTACATGCCATATTACTAATCAGTGGATTTGGAGATGCAGATCATTTTTTCAAGGCAACATTTATATCACATACTTTGTTAAAATAAATGTTGGCTGTTGGAACTTGAGTACCAGAAAATAATTGTGTCACATCATAAAACAACTCTAATTTACCACAAATTTCTTTAGCAAGGTCCCACTCCTCATTGCTTGGAAAACTTTTGTAATTAGGATCTTTTTGTCTTAATCAAGGAAACACATTTCGATACAACCATGCAGTCTCTAACATCACATAAGTGGAGTTCCATCTAGTTGGACAATCAAGAGctaatttttttgtaaattgaATATTTGACTTATTACACCAACTCACAAAGATTTCATGTCTTTTAGGGGTTGAAGTCTAATACACCACACTGCCACGAATTTTTTCCACACTCTCCTTAACCAAATTTAGACCATCTTTCACAATTAGGTTCAAAATATGAGCACAACAACGCATATGCAATATGGAACTCCCTAACAACAAATATTTTGAATCTAAGCGCCCCAACAACTCATCAACCATAGCATCATTAGTAGAGCAATTATCCAATGTAATAGTTGACAATTTTCTATCTATGTTCCACTCTAACAAAACTTTCATTAATGCATTCGAGAGCACTTCACTCGTATGAGGAGCGGGAACATAAGTAAAACTAAAAAgcattcaaaaatatatttcaatTATTATCTAGAAGGTAAATTAATttcaagtaaaaaaaatattaaaagtcaTATCAATTACTAGAAGTATAATTTAGAAGATTACCTTAATATGCGCATTTGCAAAATCCGTGAACTATCAATGTAGTGTGCCGTGACAACCATGTATCCTTTTTCTTGGTTGGAAGTTCACATGTCGGTTGTAACTGCTACTCGACTATCATTTTCATCCATTAGCTTAGTCATGTTAAGCTTCTCCAACTCATACATTTCAAAAATGTCCTTCTTAATTGTGTTTCGACTAGGCACCTTAAAAGTTGGTTGCATTGATGCCTTCATTCCAACATGTTCCACAAAAGATAAAGGGTACTCATGCATACATATGGCCTTGGCAATACACCTTCTTGTATAAGATGGATCAAATACAAAAGTATCCACAGCACTTGCATGTTTAGATAATGAATCAGCAATTGTTGATTGCCTAGAGTTTGCTAATTTGATCTTTTTACAATAGTAGAGCACGTGATTCTTCAAATTTGTAGTTCCATTTCTTGGATTGGCTCCAAGAACAGATTTGCAATGGTTACATTTTGCCTTCCAATCTTTTTCCTCTTGAAATCGAGTAAAGTATTGCCAATAAACACTCTTCACACTCGATTTGTTGCTATTTTCAATCGAAGCGGACTCATCTGGAACAAAATTAGCAGTTGCTTCCACCAGAggttcttgttgttgttcttctgcaGCCACATCTTGTGCCACTACATCCATATTGGTACTTGACATTTCGAAGTGAATTCCCTACAAATATATATATGTGACATGTTTAAATACACTTTGTACAGATAATCAGATATACAATTtacacacacatacatataaaataaaataaaaagaaaaaaaaagttcctTTCTATATCAACTTAACTTCCATTAGAAAAATAGCTAAGTCTACAACATAAAAATCACAACTACAAAGTATCCTAATTAATCCTCTATAATTCAATTGCAGTCAACATTTTTCCATTTAATCCAcaagaaaaatgataataaaaagGACTAGTACAACTCAGATCAAGTGAAGAAGATGCAGATACATAAACGGCGATAACATACAGGAAAAAACAAGCACGATGCAGCACATAACAA is a genomic window of Arachis ipaensis cultivar K30076 chromosome B06, Araip1.1, whole genome shotgun sequence containing:
- the LOC107646563 gene encoding uncharacterized protein LOC107646563 is translated as MFRVEIKKRSSLQSFTFSSSNHGSLRTLSPKPVFCSPSSSSVLCSRRRLSLVAEDSSGDSARRLRSKGIHFEMSSTNMDVVAQDVAAEEQQQEPLVEATANFVPDESASIENSNKSSVKSVYWQYFTRFQEEKDWKAKCNHCKSVLGANPRNGTTNLKNHVLYYCKKIKLANSRQSTIADSLSKHASAVDTFVFDPSYTRRCIAKAICMHEYPLSFVEHVGMKASMQPTFKVPSRNTIKKDIFEMYELEKLNMTKLMDENDSRVAVTTDM